One part of the Anaerolineales bacterium genome encodes these proteins:
- a CDS encoding 30S ribosomal protein S1, with protein sequence MSEAHMEEAAPQESGLKKKDLIKGKVIKATLAGAVVDIGQDKPAVIPISQLRKEPVRKVEEVLKEGEEVEAWVRRIGSDGHIELTLIKPLLLEWREIKKESVLKGKVTKLEKFGAFVEVGAERPGLVHISEMSHDYVRSAEEAVKVGDEIDVKVLEVDRRKKQIKLSIKALLASPEPEVEEVEEEVDNTPAPTAMEMAWRKAQETQSRQDQGKARKPKASSDEMDDLLERTLGSRSA encoded by the coding sequence ATGTCGGAAGCACATATGGAAGAGGCCGCCCCACAAGAGTCTGGCCTCAAAAAGAAAGACCTCATTAAAGGCAAAGTGATTAAAGCTACGCTGGCTGGCGCCGTGGTCGATATTGGCCAGGACAAGCCGGCGGTCATCCCCATTTCGCAGCTTCGCAAAGAGCCCGTTCGCAAAGTGGAAGAAGTTCTCAAAGAGGGCGAAGAGGTGGAAGCCTGGGTTCGCCGCATTGGCAGCGACGGGCATATTGAACTGACCCTCATCAAACCTTTGCTCCTTGAATGGCGCGAGATCAAGAAAGAAAGCGTGCTCAAAGGCAAGGTAACCAAGCTGGAGAAGTTTGGCGCGTTCGTAGAAGTAGGCGCTGAGCGCCCCGGCCTGGTGCACATCAGCGAAATGTCGCACGACTATGTCCGCTCGGCTGAAGAAGCCGTCAAAGTAGGCGATGAAATCGACGTCAAAGTGCTGGAGGTTGACCGCCGCAAGAAGCAGATCAAGCTGAGCATCAAAGCTCTGCTGGCCAGCCCGGAACCTGAAGTCGAAGAAGTGGAAGAGGAAGTGGACAACACGCCCGCTCCCACTGCCATGGAAATGGCCTGGCGCAAGGCGCAAGAAACCCAGTCTCGCCAAGACCAGGGCAAGGCCCGCAAACCCAAGGCTAGCTCCGATGAAATGGACGATCTGCTGGAGCGCACGCTCGGCAGCCGCAGCGCCTAA
- the tatA gene encoding twin-arginine translocase TatA/TatE family subunit: protein MFSGWEWIVILIIVVLIFGVGRLGKLGADLGSGIRAFRKGLSGDDEPKDEEKKA, encoded by the coding sequence ATGTTCAGTGGTTGGGAATGGATTGTCATCCTCATTATCGTTGTTTTGATCTTTGGTGTGGGACGCCTGGGCAAGCTGGGCGCTGATCTGGGCTCCGGCATCCGTGCTTTCCGCAAGGGACTTTCAGGCGATGATGAACCCAAAGATGAGGAGAAAAAAGCGTAG
- a CDS encoding transporter substrate-binding domain-containing protein, with translation MQKVRFTLFALIVGALVLSACGAGGDPTVRGGECLGSAGEAIVDLDCREVTVAIENAYLPFNYVDAETGVPGGWDYDAWDEICTRLHCTPVYVEAAWDGMIQAVADGQFDAAADGITITEDRAQIVDFSIGYVNIDVRLLVRIDETRIESIEDIVNDASLKLGTQTGTTNYEIAATYLPEDRIQAFEQFPFAVQALVSGDIDAVIIDETAGQGYLGENADVLKLVGPSMSSDQLGFIFPKGSDLVAPVNQALESMMADGTLSELNTIYFGPDFAVTYDDIGPGAYGEDEE, from the coding sequence ATGCAGAAAGTTCGCTTTACCCTTTTTGCCCTCATTGTCGGTGCCCTCGTGCTAAGCGCGTGTGGCGCGGGTGGTGACCCAACCGTACGCGGTGGGGAATGTCTGGGCTCCGCGGGCGAGGCCATTGTTGACCTTGACTGCCGTGAGGTGACCGTTGCTATTGAGAACGCCTACCTGCCCTTCAACTATGTTGACGCTGAGACCGGCGTTCCGGGTGGCTGGGACTACGATGCCTGGGACGAGATCTGCACCCGCCTGCACTGCACCCCGGTGTATGTTGAGGCTGCCTGGGACGGCATGATCCAGGCCGTGGCCGATGGCCAGTTTGACGCTGCCGCTGACGGTATCACCATCACCGAGGACCGCGCCCAGATCGTGGACTTCTCGATTGGCTACGTCAACATTGATGTGCGCCTGCTGGTGCGCATTGATGAGACCCGTATCGAAAGCATCGAAGACATCGTCAACGACGCCAGTTTGAAACTGGGTACGCAGACCGGCACCACCAACTACGAGATCGCCGCCACCTACTTGCCCGAGGACCGCATCCAGGCCTTTGAGCAGTTCCCCTTCGCTGTTCAGGCTCTCGTATCTGGCGACATTGACGCCGTGATCATCGATGAGACTGCCGGCCAGGGCTACCTGGGCGAGAATGCTGATGTGCTGAAGCTCGTCGGTCCCTCGATGTCGAGCGATCAGCTCGGCTTCATCTTCCCCAAGGGCAGCGATCTGGTTGCACCGGTCAACCAGGCGCTTGAGTCCATGATGGCTGATGGCACGCTGTCTGAGCTCAACACCATCTACTTTGGACCTGACTTCGCCGTCACCTACGACGACATTGGGCCTGGCGCCTACGGCGAAGACGAAGAGTAA
- a CDS encoding amino acid ABC transporter permease translates to MTHSTEIEPTLPGTPGTAPRSKTLQERIDEFPWWVGGILVIAVGAFYLVTTQTSFGEALNFIRIGIGITITTTLYAYSIALVIGLVAGLGRISRNVVVRNISTLYVELVRGIPILVLIFYIALVAVPDSLGMFKTLGAWLTSLGLGFIGQPLAAITNDSISLNVRAIIALSVTYGAFLAEIFRAGIQSIGKGQMEAARSLGMSYGQAMRYVILPQAIRNVLPALGNDFVAMVKDSSLVSVLAVRDITQVARLYAGRTFRFREAYTILAILYLGMTLILSILVRVLERRLHGNSRK, encoded by the coding sequence ATGACCCATAGCACAGAAATCGAGCCCACCCTTCCCGGCACGCCCGGCACTGCGCCGCGCAGCAAAACATTGCAAGAGCGCATCGACGAATTTCCGTGGTGGGTCGGAGGTATTCTTGTCATCGCCGTTGGTGCCTTCTATCTGGTCACCACCCAGACCAGCTTTGGCGAGGCACTCAACTTCATTCGCATTGGTATCGGCATCACCATCACGACAACGCTGTACGCGTACAGTATTGCGCTGGTCATTGGTCTGGTTGCCGGGCTAGGCCGTATCTCTCGCAACGTTGTAGTGCGCAACATCTCTACTCTGTATGTGGAACTGGTGCGCGGCATTCCCATCCTTGTACTTATCTTTTATATCGCCCTGGTGGCTGTGCCCGATTCTCTGGGCATGTTCAAAACGCTGGGCGCCTGGCTCACTTCGCTGGGGCTGGGTTTCATCGGCCAGCCGTTGGCGGCGATCACCAATGACAGCATTTCGCTGAACGTACGCGCCATCATTGCGCTCTCGGTCACCTACGGCGCGTTTTTAGCCGAGATCTTCCGTGCCGGTATCCAGTCCATTGGCAAGGGCCAGATGGAGGCGGCTCGCTCGCTGGGCATGAGCTACGGGCAGGCCATGCGTTATGTCATCCTGCCGCAGGCCATCCGCAATGTGCTGCCCGCGCTGGGCAACGACTTTGTGGCCATGGTCAAGGACTCCTCGCTGGTGTCCGTGCTGGCGGTGCGTGATATCACCCAAGTGGCGCGTTTGTATGCCGGGCGCACCTTCCGCTTCCGTGAGGCCTATACCATATTGGCCATCCTGTATCTGGGTATGACGTTGATCCTCTCGATCCTGGTGAGAGTGCTTGAAAGGCGCCTGCATGGCAACAGCAGAAAATAA
- a CDS encoding amino acid ABC transporter ATP-binding protein — protein sequence MIETRNLHKYFGDVQALRGVNLRVERGKVVVIVGPSGSGKSTLLRCINHLEVETEGEVWVDGKRLNEKNKDINSIRAEIGMVFQLFNLFPHLTVLDNIVLAQRVVRGRKKDEAVRIAHEQLKRVGISEKADSFPGQLSGGQQQRVAIARALAMNPKIMLFDEPTSALDPEMIKEVLDVMLALAKEGMTMVCVTHEMGFARAAADEVIFMDNGLIVESAPPNQLFHSPKEERTKLFLSQILSH from the coding sequence ATTATCGAAACCCGTAATCTGCACAAGTACTTTGGAGATGTGCAGGCGTTGCGCGGGGTTAACCTGCGCGTGGAGCGCGGCAAAGTGGTCGTGATCGTAGGCCCAAGCGGCTCTGGCAAGAGCACGCTGTTGCGCTGCATCAACCACCTGGAAGTGGAAACCGAAGGGGAAGTATGGGTGGATGGCAAACGCCTGAACGAGAAGAACAAGGACATCAACAGTATCCGCGCCGAGATTGGCATGGTGTTCCAGCTTTTCAACCTTTTCCCCCATCTCACCGTCCTGGACAATATTGTCCTGGCCCAGCGGGTGGTGCGCGGCCGCAAGAAGGATGAAGCTGTGCGCATAGCCCATGAGCAGCTAAAACGGGTGGGCATTTCTGAGAAGGCAGACAGCTTTCCCGGGCAGCTTTCAGGCGGCCAGCAACAGCGCGTGGCGATTGCCCGGGCTCTGGCCATGAACCCCAAGATCATGCTGTTCGATGAGCCTACCAGCGCCCTGGACCCGGAAATGATCAAAGAGGTGCTGGATGTGATGCTGGCCCTGGCTAAAGAGGGTATGACCATGGTGTGCGTAACCCATGAGATGGGTTTTGCCCGCGCCGCCGCAGATGAAGTGATCTTTATGGACAATGGCCTGATCGTCGAATCTGCCCCCCCAAATCAGCTATTTCATTCCCCTAAAGAGGAGCGCACCAAGCTCTTCCTCTCACAAATCCTGAGCCACTAA
- a CDS encoding ABC transporter permease: MSKYILRRILLTIPVILGILVVTFVIARSIPGDPCRSALGERATEAACNAFNARMGLDKPIVVQLGIYMREILLKGDFGDSIRYSRPVSQMIIERLPVTLELGFSALFIAILVGVPMGVISAVRRNSAVDVATMVGANIGVSMPVYWLGLMLAYVFAILLKDTPFWLAPTGRLTAGVIPDAFYQVWGLGLTRGTTLYMFADFVSNFVFFNAIITGQWDVLVDAFRHMILPAIALSTIPLSIIARITRSSMLDVLGREYVRAARAKGVAENLVIMKHALRNALLPVITVIGIQVGTLFAGAVLTETTFGLSGVGRALFDAITGRDFPIIQGFTVVVAMGYVIVNLLVDISYAYIDPRIRLR; this comes from the coding sequence ATGTCTAAGTACATCCTGCGCCGCATCCTGCTGACCATTCCGGTCATTCTGGGCATCCTGGTGGTGACCTTTGTGATCGCGCGCTCCATTCCGGGTGACCCGTGCCGTTCGGCTCTTGGCGAACGCGCTACGGAAGCCGCCTGCAATGCCTTCAATGCTCGTATGGGGCTGGATAAGCCCATCGTTGTGCAGCTGGGCATCTATATGCGCGAGATCTTACTTAAAGGCGATTTTGGCGATTCGATCCGCTATAGCCGCCCAGTCTCGCAAATGATCATTGAGCGCCTGCCGGTCACGCTGGAGCTTGGCTTCTCGGCTTTGTTCATTGCCATCCTGGTGGGCGTGCCCATGGGCGTCATTTCGGCCGTACGGCGTAACTCCGCAGTGGATGTGGCCACTATGGTGGGCGCAAACATCGGCGTTTCCATGCCGGTGTACTGGCTGGGCCTGATGCTGGCGTATGTGTTTGCGATCCTGTTGAAGGACACGCCGTTCTGGCTGGCGCCCACGGGGCGCCTTACGGCTGGCGTGATCCCTGACGCGTTCTATCAGGTATGGGGCCTGGGCCTGACGCGTGGCACTACTTTGTACATGTTTGCCGACTTTGTTTCGAATTTCGTTTTCTTTAATGCAATCATTACTGGGCAATGGGACGTCCTTGTGGATGCTTTCCGGCACATGATCCTGCCGGCCATTGCCTTGAGCACCATCCCGCTTTCCATAATTGCGCGCATCACGCGCTCCAGCATGCTGGATGTGCTGGGACGCGAGTATGTGCGTGCAGCCCGCGCCAAAGGCGTGGCAGAGAACCTGGTTATCATGAAACACGCCCTGCGCAATGCTCTCTTGCCAGTGATCACGGTCATTGGCATCCAGGTAGGTACTTTGTTTGCCGGCGCGGTACTAACTGAGACCACCTTCGGCCTCTCCGGGGTGGGGCGGGCCTTGTTTGACGCCATCACTGGCCGAGACTTCCCCATCATTCAAGGTTTCACGGTGGTGGTGGCGATGGGTTATGTGATTGTGAACTTACTTGTTGATATCTCGTACGCGTACATTGATCCGCGTATTCGCCTGCGGTAA
- a CDS encoding ABC transporter permease: MRSRSLAALTWRRLFKQRNAIVGLAILLFLTLVAIFAPLIAPYDPVQSLLGIETLKEREAPCIHMLGCPEDKPEHLMGIDANYRDVFSRIIYGTRVSLFIGFSTIGMAVVVGAVIGAVSGYIGGWVDNVIMRLMDVVLAFPSFLLAIAIITVIGRGLQNALYAIAIVNIPVFARLVRASVLSIKEQEFVSASRALGASAFRLLFVRIFPNALPTLVVQATLSIASAILEAAALSFLGLGAQPPTPEWGTMLGSERNQVFTAPHLVFFPGLAIMLTVLAFNLLGDGVRDAMDPRLAQVAKK; the protein is encoded by the coding sequence ATGCGCTCCCGCAGCCTGGCTGCACTCACTTGGCGTCGTCTGTTCAAGCAGCGCAATGCGATTGTGGGCCTGGCCATTCTTCTCTTCCTGACGCTGGTAGCCATATTCGCCCCACTGATTGCACCCTACGACCCTGTGCAGTCGTTGTTGGGCATCGAAACGCTCAAGGAGCGTGAGGCGCCCTGCATCCACATGCTGGGTTGCCCCGAAGACAAGCCTGAGCATCTAATGGGCATCGACGCCAATTATCGTGACGTGTTCAGCCGCATTATTTATGGCACGCGCGTCTCGTTGTTCATCGGCTTCAGCACCATTGGCATGGCCGTGGTGGTGGGAGCGGTCATCGGCGCCGTTTCGGGCTATATAGGTGGCTGGGTGGATAACGTCATCATGCGCCTTATGGATGTGGTGCTGGCCTTCCCCAGTTTCCTGCTGGCGATCGCGATCATTACGGTGATCGGGCGTGGTCTGCAGAACGCTCTGTATGCGATCGCCATCGTGAACATTCCTGTATTTGCACGCTTGGTTCGAGCCTCGGTGCTATCCATCAAGGAGCAGGAGTTTGTATCTGCGTCCCGCGCTTTGGGCGCCAGCGCCTTCCGCTTGCTGTTCGTGCGCATCTTCCCTAATGCGCTGCCCACCCTGGTGGTGCAGGCCACGCTCAGCATCGCCTCCGCCATCCTGGAGGCAGCCGCCCTCTCGTTCCTGGGCCTGGGCGCCCAGCCGCCCACACCCGAGTGGGGCACCATGCTGGGCAGCGAGCGCAATCAAGTTTTTACCGCGCCACATCTGGTGTTCTTCCCGGGCCTGGCGATCATGCTCACTGTGCTGGCCTTCAACCTGCTGGGCGATGGTGTGCGCGATGCGATGGACCCGCGCCTGGCCCAGGTGGCGAAGAAGTAG